CGGCGTGCCCTTCATCGTCAACGACCGCCTCGATCTGGCGCTGGCCGCCGGTGCCGAAGGGGTGCATTTGGGCGAAAGCGACCTGCCCCTGGGCGTCGCCCGGCGGATCGTCGGCGACGGCCTGCTGATCGGCGCCACGGTGCGCGACACCGTTCAGGCCGAGCAGGCCCAGGCCGCCGGGGTCAGCTATCTGGCCTGCGGTCCCTGTTTCGCCACCCAGACCAAACCCGAACTCGAGCCCGTCGGCCTGCGCGCCGTCGCCCGGGTCATCGACCACAGCGAGCTACCCGTTTGCGCCATCGGCGGCATCAATAC
The nucleotide sequence above comes from Candidatus Coatesbacteria bacterium. Encoded proteins:
- the thiE gene encoding thiamine phosphate synthase, translating into MAKLYLITDDGLSVEENLNLFSESLLEGCGMFQLRLKDQPDERLYRVALEFSRRCHAVGVPFIVNDRLDLALAAGAEGVHLGESDLPLGVARRIVGDGLLIGATVRDTVQAEQAQAAGVSYLACGPCFATQTKPELEPVGLRAVARVIDHSELPVCAIGGINTGNLAEVLEVRPSYVSLVTAVSRAVDPLAVKERLLRFLDVDEHNLRKS